Genomic window (Gloeothece verrucosa PCC 7822):
ACCCCAAGGTTCACGGATTAAATATTACCCAAAACTCTGAACCATATATAGTGAATTGTCTTCGACAAAAATTAAATCATTTTCTTGACGACTTAGAATAATTCCCTGAGTGACAATGCGTAATAAATGTTGTGGGGAAAAGGATTCTAATTCGACAAAATAGCCGGCTTCTAACCAATTAATTTCTTCTGGGAGTAAAGTTTGTCGGATTTCTTGGGGTAATTCTTTTGCTTCTCGTGCCATAGTATCTGATTGTTGTACGAATAATTTTGGGTTGTCTAATACTTGACGGGGTGATAACCCGATATCGTAAATAGTAGCAGAACTATCAGCAAACCAATTATCCTGAGTACGAAGATGATTAACTAAAGTTACCCCTCGAGAATTGGCATTATGGAGAGCATATACTTTTAAATCCCGATTGCGCCGCAACATTTCTAGAACTACATCAAATATATTTTCAGGATATCTAGTTACACTCAAAACAGCACAGTTATTCTCAAAGTGAAAGTTATTCGCTATTAAAAACCGAGCGATTTCTGTACTTTGACAAACTATAACCCGATCAAAACTATAGTTAAGAATTTCAGGATTAATTTGAACAGGTTGAGTAGCAGCAAAAGATGGGGATAGAATTTTTTCGAATGAACCGTTGATAGTTTGCCACTTTCTTAACCAATCTTGAACTTGACTTAGAGAAATTAAAAATTCTTGAGCAATTGATTTTTTATTCCTTAATTGTCGAATTGCCAAATAAATAAACAACATTCCTATTATTGTGCTTGCGACCAAGAGCGGAAATAAATTGAGACTCAAACTAATACTCAGTCCAACCACAAGAAGAAACCCTGTTAAAATTAATAAAGATTTTGCTGTATTCTGGCGATCTTGATAAGTTAGTTTTTTTGAACGACTTTGATTAAATAACCAAATTAAAACTCCTAAATTTAAAACTATTGGAACAATAATAATTGATCCTCCTCCAAGTAAAACATACAAAAATCCTCCAAAAAATAATGTTGTCCAGACATTAAAAAACAACAATAACAATATACAACCTATTCCGGCTACGCTTATCTTTTTATATTTTAAGCGCTTATCTAAAAAGTATAGTAATTGTTTGGGAGTAAAGTAGAGGGTTTTATTAACCGAAATATCATTCAGCAGTTTAGCAAAAAATGGATCAGTAAATTTTATCCCTTGTGTCATGGCCGTAGGTTCAAAGGCAAACTGATGATTACACCGGGTGCAGTGCCCACTATTGGCGGTTCTGTCTCGAAGATTGTTATCTGTTCCACAGTTAATACATTTCATATTTTCAAATGCTTTTAAGTCAAAACTTGATTATTTAACAAAATACTATAATCTTCCCGCCGCCGAATCAATTTATGTGTCTTTCCCTCCAATAAAACCTCCGCCGCACGAGGACGATGTAAAAAATGGGAAGACATGGCATATCCATAAGCACCTACATCTAAAATTCCGATCATATCCCCAATTTCTAGGGCAGGAAGTTGGCAATTTTTTCCTAAATAATCTCTCGAATAAGTCGTATTCCCACAAACATCCGTCAAATAAAGTTGTTCTGTATTTTCTTTCCAAGTGACAATTTCTCGATAGCCGCCATGAACCGAAGGCACTGATAAATTAGCAACGGTTGTATCTACTCCGATTATTTGTTTATTTTCTTGCCATTTAACTGAAACGACTTGAGCTAATAATGTCCCGCAAGCAGCAATTACTGCTCTACCGGGTTCTATAATTAACTCGATTTTTCGATTCAGTTTATTTAACGCTTCGGTTAAAGCTTCCCCAAATATTCCCCAATCAAACTGTATCCCTTGATGTTGATACCGATAGCCAAATCCTCCCCCAAAATCTAAATAATTCCAGTCGGGTAATAATTGACAAGTTTTTATTAAAGTTTCGATCACTCCGGTAAATGCTTTAGTGGCATTTGTCCCTGTACCTCGATAAAAATGTAACCCCTGTATTTTTAATCCGGCTGATTGAGCAATATAAAGTGCTTGCGGAAACTCTTCAGGACGAATACCAATTCTACTCTCTCCGGTTAACTCGGGTAAGTTTAATCTAAAGCCTAATTTTGGTGGCGTTAACTTGCCCTTTAACTCTTCATATATCTGACAGCATAATTGGAGTTGAGACACACTATCTAAATTTAAGATTTTGATATTCCAGTTAAATAATTGTTCGATTTCCTGACGATTCAAATTACTGCCACTATACACAATATTATCCGATTTAAATCCTGCTTTTAATCCTAAATAAATATCTCCGGGCGTGTTAGCATGAAGCCCCCATCCTAATTCTTTAAATATCTTTAAAAGAGCAATATTTCCATTCGTTACTGTTGCAAATTGAAATCTTGTGTTATGATAGGGTATTGATCGGGTAATATGGGATATTTCCTGCCTTAAAACCTCTCCTTGATAAAGGTAGAGAGGTGAATGGTAAATCTTTAACAACTCTTGTGCCACTTCTAAAGAAAAAGAAACAGTTTTGGTTTTATGTAGGGAAAAATCTTCATTAATAACCATCTATTTATCTCCTGATAAGCTAGACAAAATTTTCCACCCCCGATAAGGCAACCAGAAGGGATTATATAATGATTTTGCTGAAACTTGTTCTCGAAAAACCTCAGTCCGCCAAACTTCCCACATCAACAACAACCATAAAATTTCCCCAATTCTACGCCCGCGAATTTGACCACTTAATTGTCCTAAGATAATTTTTTTAGCTATATCAGGGTTAAAAATCCCTTCCGATTGCAGTTTATGAGGATTTAGCCAATAACCTAGGGTTGACCATAATGAGGATAAACACCATTGAGTCAAAGGAACTCCCATACCTCGCTTTTTTCTCCAAACAATTTCTGAAGGTAGCCAAGATTCTACCGCTTTTTTCAAAATATATTTTTCACAAGCACCCTTTAAAAACAATTCCCCAGCAACTCCAAATGTCCATTCTGCTAGAGATAAGTTACAAAAAGGCGATCTAATCCATAATCCGTGAGCAAAAGCTACATTCGTAGCACGAGGTTGGATATTTTGACTTCCTTTGAGCATTAAATTAGCACGACGTAATCTATCTAAAAAACAACTAGAAAAACTCTCACAGAGCGCTTCTTTTAGCCATTCGTCTAAATTATACAACTTAACTTGTTTATAAACCGATAACTGAAAGACTTGTTCTTCATATCCATATAAACGGTGAAATGTATTTAAATATTCCTGGGTAAAGCTATTTTCTCCCTGGTAAATACTGGCGGCAATTAAAGGTTTATTTGTCCAGCCGGCAAATAATTGATCTCCATGTTCTCCATTAAATATAATAGCCGTTTCTTGACTAGCGGCTTGTCCTAATAAATATAAAGGCACAGTCACCCCATCCCCAAAGGGTAAATCTAAGGCTTTAACAGTTGCTAAAAGTGCTTTTTTAACTTGTTTAGCTGTAGCCGGAACTTTAATTAAAGGAATTTTTAAAAACTGAGCAACTTCTTGTGCATAAATTAATTCCGAATTTTCCTCAATACCAAAATCAAGACTATAAGCACGAACCTTAAGACCTGCTTGCACTAACAAAGCGGCAATAATAGAAGAATCTAATCCGCCGGAAAGAAATATTCCTACTGGTTCATCTCCTAAATCTAATAATTGTTCTTCAACAGTCTTTTTTAAAAGTATTTGTAGTTGCCTAATAGCGGTTTCTTCATCCCCGATTACTTTAGGTAAAGAATGCCATTGAAATAAACGTTTCTCTGCTAATTGTTCCAAAGAAGAATTTAACTGCCAAGTTTGCTCCGTTCCTGGTGAAATGGCTTTAATATCTTCAACCGGGGTTATAGGAGTAGGAATATAAGAAAAACTGGTATATCCAGATAAAGATAAAAAATTAATTTTAGGATTTTTAATTAAAGGTAATAATAATTGAAATTGAGAGGCAAACCAAATTGTTTGATTGAATTGAGTCCAATACAAAGGAACACGACCAAAGGTTTCGCGTCCTAAACTTAGACAATTTTTTTCCACTGTAACCCAGGCATCTGATTGATTCGGTATGCCACCAGCAGATAAGGAAGCAATTAATCCTTGATTGATGTTAGTGCTTGAAGGTATTTGTTTAACCCCTAAATAAAGTATTCCCCACGTCTCTTGTTTTTGAAATTTATAGGATGTTGTGCTGATATTTTTAATGATGTTGTTAAATTTTTCTTGTTCTGTTTGAGAAATAAGCCCCCAATAGCCGATAAAGTGATAGGGTTTGTTCATTGTCAATATACAAGTAGTTTTTCTAATTGTCCGCCGATAAACGCCGATGAAATATTTGTCACTAACTAGAGTGTTGAGATGAAATGCAATAGGAATAAGTTCGATTTGTGTCCATAAGTCCATAAGTTAAAAGAGTTGTGAAAATCAATTAATGGGTTAAACTATTATTTAACCGTAAAGGATTTTTGGTTTAATATTTGATTGCCTAAAGACATTTGGACTTGCCAATTTCCGGAAGGAGAAGCTATATTTAATTGATAACGACAATGAGTTTGCCAAACGCTTTTATTAATTTGACGAGTTTGGTAATTATTTTGATGAGCGATTTGTCCGTTAGGGTCTATCCAATTACATTTTAGTGAAAGTTTTTCTCCTACTGGTGCATCTTGTAAAGTTACACGATAATAAACTTCAGGATGGTTTTGTCGGTTAATGATTACTAAATTTTCACCGTTATCTTGAACTTGAGTAATGCGACTTTCATAAACTTTAATACGCCCTAACTTTTGTTGATGATTTTGAGAAATAATTACCGTGCTAGTAATTCCTATTACTAAAACGGTACCTAGTCCTATTCCAATCAACCAATTTCTGTGTTGTTGAACAGCTAAATCGTTTTTACGCTGTAGCTCAATCATCGCTTCATCCAGTAATTCTGATGGCAAATTTAATTGTTGGAGAATTTCTTGAACTTGTTGGCGATCGAGTTCTGTTTCTCGACGGCGACTGAGATGAGCTACTTCAGCTACAATTTGATTTAACTGATCTTCAGTAATTTTTTCAACCATAATTATTAGTTACTATAATTTTTTTGAATTAATTAAAGCTACCCTTTAAGAGTTTATGGACGATTTAGTAAGTAATCTTTTGTGATTTTTCTTTATTGATCATTCTCTAGTTTTTGTTCATTTTGCCTTTGAAGTAAAACCGAAATCCCAAAGCTATTCCCGATCCTAGAATTGTCAGGGGTTCGGGAACAGAAGTAACATTTATTGTATCGATTAATAGAGCAGCATTTACGATTGTATCCTAATTTTCCGTTTTATCCACATCTACTACCCCAAATCCTAACAAATAACTTCCTGCTACTTCTACTTGAATAGAAAAACTTTGATCAACAGTTTCTTGGCCTAAACGGGAAAATAAATTTACTATTTCTGCATCATTTGTATTAGCAAGCCTTGTGGCCTCCTTAAAGCTCAAATCTTACCATTAACTCGGTTAACTGCTGCTGCAAAAAGAGCAATAACAGCCGAGCGCGGAGTGCCACTACGTGAGCGTGTTCACCAGTAGTTAGTGGACTATTGACGGTTGAACCCCTCCTATTCCCACACTTCGGTTTGGGCTGTTGTTGCTCCACTAACCGTTTGAGTTGCCTATAAAAATCCGGTTGTTTAGACTTTTGGATAATGGTGCAAGATCTGAGTCTAAGGGAGAAATAGCCTGAACTTCCCGATGATTCTGCTCTATCAAAGCTAAATACTGTTCTTCAACCGGAGTTAGATCTACTACTCTATCTAAAAGGTTAAGAATTTCTCTTTCAAAGGGGTCTAAGGGCAATTGTCTTAATTGAGTGAGCCGCTCAACGATGTTTTTGATGGAAGGCTCTTGTTCAAAAAAGATTGGTTGAACTTGGTTATGTTTGAGACTATGTTTATTCATCACCATTTGCTCCATATCACGCACCCAGACTTCTAGGGTTTTTTCTTTAATACAGGCAATGCGTCCAAGGCGTTGATGAATTGTTGGGTTGGTTGAAGCATGGATCTCTACCAGACCGCAGGGATTAAATTTACCGCAGGGATTAAATTTTAAGTGGTCGGTATGGGAGCTATCCGGGGCGGGTGCTGTCGAGGAGCGGATTTGGTCGGCTACAAGACTGACGATGCGATTACTGGGAACTTTTCCTTGAGCAAGATTGACGGCTTTAACCCAAGCTTCTCGTTGTTGAGAGGGATTAAGAGATATAAGTGGCCTAACCTGTCGTTCGCTAGTGGGAAGAATTTGTCGGGACGCTAGGCTCTTAGCGGCAGGAGTTTCGTCTGAAATGATTGTTTGAGTTTGTGTGCCATTGGCCGACAAATGATCGAAGGTATTTTCAATTTGTGCGCCAATGGCGCACAAATGATCAAAGGGATTTTCAGTTTGTGCCCCCGGCTCGTACTGGGGTTCGATGGCTAAAAGATTATCCATAACCACAGCCGCATCAATTAACTGGTAAGAGTGCCGTCGTGCAAACCCGAATCTTTCACGACAATACTCCTCAAAGGTAGCATAAAGAAAGCGGTAAAGCCGTTTATCCCGAATGGTTTTTAAAGCCAGACCAGCTTGGTAGAACGAGCGTTCAATACAGCCCTCAAGCTGTAACAATTCTTGTTCTTCCTCGCTCGTTAAATAACCATCAGCAACGACAGCTAAAGAATTAGAGGCGAATGAGTGGGACATGAGTAGAAATGTTTGACAATAACGTAGGAATTAAAGTTTAAAAACAAATTATTCGACAGCTATCGAAGGTTAGGGGATAAATTAGCTATAAGCTCAACTACCAATCGGGGTTTGCCGGCGTTAATTGGAGTTTTTCAGGAGCCTATTCGAGATTACAAGATTTGCTCATCGGGTTTTTTCTATTATACATTTGGTGTAGAGAAATTCGTCAAAGAGTAAATAAAAATGACTTATATCGGTCGAGGATCTCATCCCAATTCTCTTGCTAACCTAAAACACGAGGGTCGCCCCCTGGCACAAGATGAGCCAAAAAAGAATAGAACTATTACAGTTACAGATCTAGGATGGAACGGTGCTAGGGCACTCGCACAGTCTTTGGGATTATCATCATTTTCTGAATTGGTAGAAAAATTGGGACGAAGAGAAATTTTGTTAGTGATCCCGTCGGTGGAAAGCTCTCCCTCATTAGATGAGAGCTAAAAATTCAGGGGCAAAATTTAAAATGGCTTTGCTAACCTCATCACTTTAGGGTTGTAAGCTCGGTTTCTACTGAAATTTAAATCAGAGTCGAGGGGGCAAAACTTAGGCTGCCCTCAAATGTTGTGAAATATGCGAAAATTTTGCACACAAAATTTATGTCATGAGAGGAAAGTAAAATCAAAAATATCGGAAGCCCGCTTACCCTTATCAAATAACAAAATTCACTATGGGGGGCAAATCGTCGGCCTAGTAGTAGCCGAAACTTTTGAACAAGCAAGAGAAGCCACTTCAAAAGTAAAAATTAAATACAATACTCAAGCACCAGTCATAAAAACCGAACAAACCACTCTAAAGAAATCTTCGCTCCAAATAGGCGAAGAATTTGGCTTTAAGGTAGGAGACATAGCCGCAGGACTAGCTAGTGCAGTTGCTAGAGAGTTTATTCTTAAGCGCTTAGAACAAAAAAATACTTTAGTCGCATAAGCTGATTTTTCTGTCAATGCGTAACTACTAAAATCTATGAATGCCCAAGAAAATAAAAAAATGAATAAGATTGCTAAGGGTTAAAGAGTTTGATATTTTAATAAAAATTTAATACTTGTCAAGCGCGACCAAAACTCAGTATAAAATATTATCTCGCTGTTGGAGAGGGTTTGTAAGCCAATAACTAATAACTTTAATTAAATTTTGTCCAAAGTCCAACCGGGAGTAATTGAGAATTTACGGGATTAGCGGATTTTTTGACTCGAAAAGATGCCAAATATTTTGGCCCTTTTCGGGATCTAAAAGGAGAGAGTGCTAAACTCAAGGTTAACGGTTCAAAATAGTCATCAAAAAGAAGGAGCAGATTCGTCAGTTCTATGCCAAAAGGAGGTCTATCCCTCTTACCTTTTACCAAAAATAGTGCGATCAGTAACCCATCAGGGCGTAAGAGTGAATGCACAATCTGTACATATCGTGGCCGAAGTTCTGGGATAAATGAGCAAAAACATCCATGTTCAAGCACATAATCAAAGCAATTACTAAATTCCGCTTCAAGTTCAAAAATATTACGTTGCAAGAATTCTGCCGATAGACATCGAGATCTTGCATTAGATGTAGAATTGGCGATTGCTGATGGGGCAAAATCAAACCCGACTACCTCAAAACCATGTTCGGCAAACAGTAAAGCATCATGTCCATTGCCGCTACCCAAGACAGCGAGCGTGCCGGGTGTTGGAGCTTGAGATGATTTTAGAAGACTAACAAAAGGGGGAGCTGGTTGCCCAGTATCCCACCGGGTTTTTCCCTGTAAGTAGCATTGTTCCCAATACTCTGAAGAAAGAACCTTTTTAGCAACCACATCCACATCCCCCATCTGTATTATTACTTGGGGGATTAAAGACTTGTTTGAGATCGTCTAGAACACCCCCTGATAAAGCTGTTGAACCAGAGAGGGCAAAGGTGTAAGCAATATCTGTGGAATATATAGACTTAAGCTCGCTTAAGATTAGATCGCCCTGCCGACTCCGAAAAGGAGGGCTATCCAACGGCAAGCTACATAAAACTAAGCAGATAATTGTCTTAAAATACTCCCCTACATTTTCTGCGTCTAGGGTGATCAAGAAACCCCCCAATATTATTGCTCCGAAAACCATAAAAATTGGAACAAGATAACAAATTCTGGCTTGTTTACCTTTCATGAGTAATCCATATTTTTGGAGGCGATCGCGCAAAAATATTGTTTTTGGAGTTACCGCTTGACGAAGAGCGAGTAAGTTTCGCGTTAATACCACCTGAGATAGAACTTGTTGTTCCAAGCAGTAGCTTGTGTTGGGTAACTTTTTCAAAATGGAAAAAGAGCGAGTAGTGAGCTTAGGCTTGAGGTATTGCTGCTGCACTAAGTTAGTAATAGCTAAATCCA
Coding sequences:
- a CDS encoding diaminopimelate decarboxylase family protein, whose translation is MVINEDFSLHKTKTVSFSLEVAQELLKIYHSPLYLYQGEVLRQEISHITRSIPYHNTRFQFATVTNGNIALLKIFKELGWGLHANTPGDIYLGLKAGFKSDNIVYSGSNLNRQEIEQLFNWNIKILNLDSVSQLQLCCQIYEELKGKLTPPKLGFRLNLPELTGESRIGIRPEEFPQALYIAQSAGLKIQGLHFYRGTGTNATKAFTGVIETLIKTCQLLPDWNYLDFGGGFGYRYQHQGIQFDWGIFGEALTEALNKLNRKIELIIEPGRAVIAACGTLLAQVVSVKWQENKQIIGVDTTVANLSVPSVHGGYREIVTWKENTEQLYLTDVCGNTTYSRDYLGKNCQLPALEIGDMIGILDVGAYGYAMSSHFLHRPRAAEVLLEGKTHKLIRRREDYSILLNNQVLT
- a CDS encoding asparagine synthetase B family protein is translated as MNKPYHFIGYWGLISQTEQEKFNNIIKNISTTSYKFQKQETWGILYLGVKQIPSSTNINQGLIASLSAGGIPNQSDAWVTVEKNCLSLGRETFGRVPLYWTQFNQTIWFASQFQLLLPLIKNPKINFLSLSGYTSFSYIPTPITPVEDIKAISPGTEQTWQLNSSLEQLAEKRLFQWHSLPKVIGDEETAIRQLQILLKKTVEEQLLDLGDEPVGIFLSGGLDSSIIAALLVQAGLKVRAYSLDFGIEENSELIYAQEVAQFLKIPLIKVPATAKQVKKALLATVKALDLPFGDGVTVPLYLLGQAASQETAIIFNGEHGDQLFAGWTNKPLIAASIYQGENSFTQEYLNTFHRLYGYEEQVFQLSVYKQVKLYNLDEWLKEALCESFSSCFLDRLRRANLMLKGSQNIQPRATNVAFAHGLWIRSPFCNLSLAEWTFGVAGELFLKGACEKYILKKAVESWLPSEIVWRKKRGMGVPLTQWCLSSLWSTLGYWLNPHKLQSEGIFNPDIAKKIILGQLSGQIRGRRIGEILWLLLMWEVWRTEVFREQVSAKSLYNPFWLPYRGWKILSSLSGDK
- a CDS encoding PEP-CTERM sorting domain-containing protein, whose amino-acid sequence is MVNAALLIDTINVTSVPEPLTILGSGIALGFRFYFKGKMNKN
- a CDS encoding methyltransferase domain-containing protein, with the protein product MVAKKVLSSEYWEQCYLQGKTRWDTGQPAPPFVSLLKSSQAPTPGTLAVLGSGNGHDALLFAEHGFEVVGFDFAPSAIANSTSNARSRCLSAEFLQRNIFELEAEFSNCFDYVLEHGCFCSFIPELRPRYVQIVHSLLRPDGLLIALFLVKGKRDRPPFGIELTNLLLLFDDYFEPLTLSLALSPFRSRKGPKYLASFRVKKSANPVNSQLLPVGLWTKFN